The following are encoded together in the Lytechinus variegatus isolate NC3 chromosome 19, Lvar_3.0, whole genome shotgun sequence genome:
- the LOC121405842 gene encoding small nuclear ribonucleoprotein E-like, with protein sequence MAYKGQKVQKVMVQPINLIFRYLQNRSRVQIWLYDQSNLRIEGHIIGFDEYMNVVLDDAEEYHKKNKTRKPLGRILLKGDNITLIQNVQQAA encoded by the exons ATGGCGTATAAAGGGCAGAAGGTCCAGAAAGTGATGGTCCAACCGATT AATTTAATTTTCAGATATCTTCAGAAT AGGTCAAGAGTTCAGATCTGGTTGTACGACCAATCAAATCTCAGGATCGAAGGGCATATCATT GGTTTTGATGAATACATGAATGTAGTACTAGATGATGCAGAGGAGTATCACAAGAAGAACAAGACAAGAAAACCACTTG GACGGATATTACTGAAAGGGGACAACATCACATTGATTCAGAATGTCCAGCAGGCTGCGTAG